The following coding sequences are from one Candidatus Nitrohelix vancouverensis window:
- the mdh gene encoding malate dehydrogenase has product MRKKITVVGAGQVGTTVTQLLAYKNLGDVVLIDIIEGVPQGKALDLQESGCLQVFDSIVKGTNDYKDTANSDVVVITAGLPRKPGQSRTDLLAINANIVKSVTEEIMKYSSNPLIIVVSNPLDAMVYIAKKVSGLPKNRVMGMAGVLDAARFRTFISLELDCSLVDVDAMVLGGHGDSMVPMPRYSTVSGISITDMMTQEQIDRLVDRTRKGGAEIVGLLKKGSAFLAPGASVAKMVEAVLLDERRILPCTVYLDGEYGWSNIFFGVPVKLGMSGIEEIIELKLTPEEKAAVDKSAEDVKEMIDEVDKILG; this is encoded by the coding sequence ATGCGAAAAAAAATCACTGTTGTAGGCGCCGGACAGGTAGGCACTACAGTCACTCAACTGCTGGCTTATAAAAATCTTGGCGACGTGGTATTGATCGATATTATCGAAGGCGTGCCGCAAGGCAAGGCTCTGGATCTTCAAGAGTCGGGTTGTTTGCAGGTTTTCGACAGTATCGTTAAAGGCACGAATGACTACAAAGACACGGCGAATTCCGACGTGGTGGTCATCACCGCCGGGCTTCCGAGAAAGCCGGGCCAGAGTCGTACAGACTTGTTGGCCATCAACGCAAATATTGTAAAAAGCGTGACGGAAGAGATCATGAAGTATTCTTCCAATCCCTTGATCATTGTGGTGTCCAATCCTTTGGACGCTATGGTTTATATCGCAAAAAAAGTTTCCGGCCTTCCCAAAAACCGGGTCATGGGCATGGCGGGCGTGCTGGATGCGGCGCGTTTTCGCACCTTTATTTCTCTGGAACTCGATTGTTCTCTGGTCGACGTCGATGCGATGGTTCTTGGCGGACACGGCGATTCGATGGTTCCCATGCCGCGTTATTCAACGGTTTCGGGCATTTCCATCACGGATATGATGACTCAGGAACAAATCGACCGCTTGGTCGATCGAACCCGTAAAGGCGGCGCGGAAATCGTGGGCCTTCTCAAAAAGGGTTCCGCGTTTCTGGCTCCTGGCGCGTCGGTTGCAAAAATGGTGGAAGCAGTTTTGCTGGATGAGCGCCGGATTTTGCCTTGTACGGTTTATCTGGACGGCGAGTATGGCTGGAGTAATATTTTCTTTGGCGTACCGGTCAAACTGGGGATGTCTGGAATCGAGGAGATCATCGAATTGAAATTAACGCCTGAAGAGAAAGCGGCTGTGGATAAATCTGCCGAAGACGTTAAAGAAATGATCGACGAGGTTGATAAAATTCTAGGTTGA
- a CDS encoding arsenate reductase ArsC: MPTSKPKILFLCTGNSCRSQMAEGWARHLKSDRLEAHSAGLEAKGLNPRAVQVMAEAGVDISAQRSQTMDDFLQIKFDHVVTVCSHAHETCPVFPGGARITHQGFDDPPQLAQSAQSEEEALAHFRRVRDEIRSYIETLPEALEK; encoded by the coding sequence ATGCCGACTTCAAAACCAAAAATTCTTTTTCTCTGCACCGGCAACTCCTGCCGAAGCCAGATGGCGGAAGGCTGGGCGCGTCACCTGAAAAGCGACCGACTGGAAGCGCATTCCGCCGGTCTCGAAGCGAAGGGACTGAACCCGCGCGCCGTTCAGGTGATGGCGGAAGCGGGAGTGGATATCTCCGCTCAACGATCACAGACGATGGACGATTTTCTGCAGATCAAATTTGATCACGTCGTCACCGTATGCAGTCACGCGCACGAAACCTGCCCGGTCTTTCCCGGCGGGGCGCGAATCACGCATCAGGGTTTTGACGACCCGCCGCAGTTGGCGCAGTCGGCGCAAAGCGAAGAGGAAGCTCTGGCGCATTTTCGCCGCGTGCGCGATGAAATACGATCTTATATAGAAACCCTGCCTGAAGCGTTGGAGAAATGA
- a CDS encoding transglutaminase domain-containing protein, protein MIWNRKQRVLIAGLLGCFILFLGGASAAPTADSLDDHWLGIYFQGKKVGFTHVREQKQADGASMYSKSYVRFVSEGVDQTTIFTQETRLDSKGSLAGFYLLQEIMGARQEIHAEVVNGRLEYRVQGEGFDRTKSISMEPEFFVSANYLQKIAEDGLIPGRKGTVSLFMESFQMLQTLEYEILRREDLLFDDENHKAFVVRQRMGGMESQIWITPDGKVLKETTPNQFVSVVETEEQALDMAGEPVSVSSLITLSLVKPRRPIVDPFSKFSARYEISGLRRKNLIPEDQRQTIVRQTEVEAEDFVYQLRVISESASGPRSSPGFPIEDASLQIYLEDTVKVQSRHGMIRALAKELIADEDGAWEAAQAINAWVYNNLEKTLSDSASALDALRTRKGECQSHTYLFTAIARAAGIPTRMANGLVYSEKYGGFLYHAWPEVYVGEWRALDPTMGQNRVDATHLKLSLEEGNTSFHLMEFIGKVKIEPIEK, encoded by the coding sequence ATGATTTGGAACAGAAAACAGCGCGTGTTGATAGCAGGTCTCCTCGGCTGTTTTATTTTGTTTTTAGGCGGGGCCAGCGCGGCTCCGACCGCCGATTCGCTGGATGATCACTGGCTGGGAATTTATTTTCAGGGAAAAAAAGTCGGCTTCACACATGTGCGCGAGCAAAAGCAGGCGGACGGCGCTTCGATGTATTCCAAATCCTATGTGCGCTTTGTTTCGGAAGGAGTCGACCAGACCACGATATTCACTCAGGAAACGCGCCTCGATTCAAAAGGCAGTCTTGCGGGATTTTATTTGTTACAGGAAATCATGGGCGCGCGACAGGAAATCCATGCGGAAGTCGTCAATGGACGTTTGGAGTATCGCGTGCAGGGCGAAGGTTTTGATCGAACAAAATCAATCAGCATGGAGCCCGAATTCTTTGTTTCCGCTAATTATTTGCAAAAAATTGCAGAGGACGGACTGATTCCTGGCCGCAAGGGGACGGTTTCCCTGTTCATGGAATCGTTCCAGATGTTGCAGACGCTGGAATATGAAATCCTGCGCCGCGAGGATTTGTTGTTTGATGACGAGAACCATAAAGCCTTCGTCGTGCGCCAGCGTATGGGCGGCATGGAAAGTCAGATATGGATCACGCCTGACGGAAAAGTATTGAAGGAGACCACTCCCAATCAGTTCGTGTCCGTTGTGGAAACCGAGGAGCAGGCGCTGGACATGGCGGGCGAACCGGTTTCTGTCAGCAGTCTCATCACCCTCAGTCTGGTCAAGCCGCGTCGGCCCATTGTCGATCCATTCAGTAAATTTTCAGCGCGTTATGAGATCAGCGGTTTGCGTCGCAAAAACCTGATTCCCGAAGATCAGCGGCAAACAATAGTCAGGCAGACCGAGGTGGAGGCGGAAGATTTTGTTTATCAACTGCGAGTGATCTCCGAGTCGGCTTCCGGGCCGCGCTCCAGTCCGGGTTTTCCGATTGAGGATGCAAGCTTGCAGATTTATCTGGAGGATACGGTCAAAGTGCAGTCTCGACACGGCATGATTCGGGCCTTGGCGAAGGAATTGATCGCCGACGAGGACGGCGCCTGGGAGGCGGCGCAGGCAATCAATGCCTGGGTTTACAATAATCTGGAGAAAACCCTGTCTGATTCCGCATCGGCGCTGGACGCTCTGCGTACGCGCAAGGGGGAATGCCAGTCGCACACCTACCTGTTCACGGCCATAGCGCGCGCCGCAGGAATCCCCACGCGGATGGCCAACGGCCTGGTTTATTCGGAGAAATACGGCGGTTTCCTGTACCACGCCTGGCCGGAAGTGTATGTCGGAGAATGGCGAGCTCTGGACCCGACAATGGGACAAAACCGGGTGGATGCGACGCATCTTAAATTGTCTCTGGAAGAGGGAAATACCTCGTTTCACCTGATGGAATTCATCGGAAAAGTAAAAATAGAACCTATTGAAAAGTAA
- a CDS encoding vitamin B12-dependent ribonucleotide reductase, whose product MQIHRKFTLEQNDPFEGIRFVERTSKITNADGSVVSSIEGVMVPDFWSQVSVDIMAQKYFRKAGIPARLKKVAEEGVPEWLQRSEPDPDALIGLPGDDRFGSEQDARQVFRRLAGCWAYWGWKNKCFASEELAKSYFDEMCYMLARQLAAPNSPQWFNTGLNWAYGIEGPSQGHYYFDPATNQLTKSRSAYERPQPHACFIMSIKDDLVGEGGIMDLWRQEARLFKYGSGTGTNFSSLRGSGEPLSGGGRSSGLMSFLKIGDRAAGAIKSGGTTRRAAKMVTLDADHPDIEEFVEWKVKEERKVAALAAGSQACRKHLKEIMKASCDTSVKEEDRFELTRNKELGRAVRDAKDAYIPENYIYRMIQLAKQGYTAVHFEEFDTNWNSEAYITVSGQNSNNSIRLSNDFLKAVECDAEWKLTRRTDGAVSKTLRARELWDKINESSWSSADPGLQFDTTINEWHTCPEGGRINASNPCSEYMFLDDTACNLASINLIRFYDEEAGRFKVEHYRHACRLWTLTLEISVIMAQFPNKAIAQKSFDYRTLGLGYANMGAMLMVMGIAYDSEEGRAIAGALTSILTGASYAMSAEIAAQLGVFKEYEKNKKAMMRVLRNHQRATHNAEPQAYEGLTVFPQGISSLHCPDYLLQAAQSEWKSAIALGEKHGYRNAQTTCIAPTGTIGLLMDCDTTGIEPDYALVKYKKLAGGGYFKIINHSVPGALRKQGYSAPQISDIVQYCVGTGSLQDTPHINRDALKSKGFTDEALDKIQAELPKVFDITFAFNKFVLGEDFCMQKLGLAEEELNRFDFNMLKALGFSANEIQKANDVICGTMTIENAPHLKPEHYSIFDCAGKCGKYGTRFIKPEAHIRMMAACQPFLSGAISKTINMPNDALLEDVEKAHMLSWKLMLKGTAVYRDGSKLSQPLNSVAGEAFKALDKEDFEGKDPVKVAEKIVDVLRKRRALPHRRDGYTQKAVIGGHKLYLRTGQYEDGTLGEIFIDMHKEGAAFRSLMNCFAISISMGLQYGVPLEEFVEAFVFTRFEPNGFVSGNQRITMSTSTIDYIFRDLAINYLGRTDLAQVTPEDIRADAIGKTESGGSQSEGPEVVSESPAPQTSAAVVEAPRETPAPTPAPTNGNGFRSNGGNGAQKTVGNGATAVAQKVFTLSASEGAAVNTAIAKMKGYEGDPCSECGSLTLVRNGTCMKCMTCGATSGCS is encoded by the coding sequence GTGCAAATCCATCGGAAATTCACTTTAGAACAAAATGATCCCTTTGAAGGGATACGGTTCGTCGAAAGAACATCAAAGATTACCAACGCCGATGGGTCTGTCGTTTCTTCGATTGAAGGGGTGATGGTGCCAGACTTCTGGTCGCAGGTCTCCGTCGACATCATGGCGCAGAAATACTTCCGCAAGGCGGGTATTCCGGCCCGGTTGAAAAAAGTGGCGGAAGAGGGCGTTCCCGAATGGTTGCAGAGGTCCGAGCCAGACCCGGATGCGCTGATCGGTCTGCCAGGCGACGACCGCTTCGGCTCAGAGCAGGACGCGCGTCAGGTGTTCCGCCGTCTGGCCGGTTGTTGGGCCTATTGGGGCTGGAAAAACAAATGCTTCGCCAGCGAAGAGCTTGCGAAATCTTATTTCGATGAAATGTGCTACATGCTGGCCCGTCAGTTGGCGGCTCCGAATTCGCCGCAATGGTTCAATACCGGTTTGAACTGGGCTTACGGCATTGAAGGGCCCTCTCAGGGGCATTATTATTTCGATCCGGCAACGAATCAGTTGACCAAATCGCGCAGCGCTTACGAGCGCCCGCAACCGCATGCCTGCTTCATCATGTCGATCAAAGACGATCTGGTGGGCGAAGGCGGCATCATGGATTTATGGCGTCAGGAAGCGCGCCTGTTCAAATACGGTTCGGGTACGGGAACCAATTTTTCATCCCTGCGCGGTTCCGGCGAGCCTTTATCGGGCGGCGGGCGGTCCTCAGGATTGATGAGCTTTCTTAAAATCGGCGACCGCGCCGCAGGGGCCATCAAATCCGGCGGCACCACGCGACGCGCGGCGAAAATGGTGACTTTGGACGCCGATCACCCGGACATCGAAGAATTCGTCGAATGGAAAGTCAAGGAAGAGCGCAAGGTAGCGGCGCTGGCGGCAGGCAGTCAGGCTTGCAGAAAACATCTGAAAGAAATCATGAAAGCCAGTTGCGATACTTCCGTCAAAGAGGAAGATCGTTTTGAACTGACGCGCAATAAGGAATTGGGCCGAGCAGTGCGCGATGCGAAGGACGCCTACATCCCGGAAAACTATATCTACCGGATGATCCAGCTCGCCAAGCAAGGCTACACGGCGGTGCATTTTGAAGAGTTTGACACGAACTGGAACTCGGAGGCCTACATCACGGTTTCCGGTCAAAACTCCAACAATTCGATTCGATTGAGCAATGATTTTTTGAAGGCGGTTGAGTGCGACGCAGAATGGAAGCTGACGCGACGCACCGACGGCGCCGTTTCAAAAACCCTGCGCGCCCGCGAGCTGTGGGACAAAATCAATGAATCGTCCTGGTCGAGCGCCGATCCGGGCTTGCAGTTCGATACGACCATCAACGAATGGCATACCTGCCCCGAGGGCGGTCGCATCAACGCATCCAATCCCTGCTCGGAGTACATGTTCCTCGACGACACGGCCTGCAATCTGGCCTCGATCAACCTGATTCGTTTTTACGACGAAGAGGCGGGTCGCTTCAAGGTCGAGCATTACCGCCACGCCTGCCGGTTGTGGACGCTGACGCTGGAGATTTCGGTCATCATGGCGCAGTTCCCGAACAAGGCGATCGCGCAGAAAAGTTTTGATTACCGAACGCTGGGTCTGGGCTATGCCAACATGGGCGCCATGCTCATGGTCATGGGTATCGCCTACGATTCTGAAGAAGGCCGGGCGATTGCCGGGGCCTTGACCTCGATTCTGACCGGGGCTTCCTACGCCATGTCGGCGGAGATCGCCGCGCAATTGGGCGTGTTCAAAGAATACGAAAAGAACAAAAAAGCCATGATGCGGGTCTTGCGCAATCATCAACGCGCCACGCATAACGCAGAACCCCAGGCCTACGAAGGTCTCACCGTATTCCCGCAGGGAATCAGCAGTCTTCATTGTCCGGATTATCTCCTGCAAGCGGCTCAGTCGGAATGGAAAAGCGCCATCGCGCTGGGCGAAAAGCACGGTTACCGCAACGCGCAGACCACGTGTATCGCGCCGACCGGAACCATTGGCCTGCTCATGGATTGCGACACCACGGGCATCGAGCCGGACTATGCGCTGGTCAAATATAAAAAACTGGCGGGCGGCGGTTACTTCAAGATCATCAATCATTCGGTGCCCGGCGCGCTCCGCAAGCAGGGCTATTCGGCGCCGCAGATCAGCGATATCGTTCAATATTGTGTGGGCACCGGAAGTTTGCAGGACACGCCGCATATCAACCGCGATGCCTTGAAGAGCAAGGGCTTCACCGACGAGGCGCTGGACAAAATTCAGGCGGAATTGCCGAAGGTGTTCGACATCACCTTCGCTTTCAACAAGTTTGTGCTGGGCGAGGATTTCTGCATGCAGAAGCTCGGTCTTGCAGAAGAAGAGCTCAATCGCTTCGACTTCAACATGCTGAAGGCTTTGGGCTTTTCCGCGAACGAGATTCAAAAAGCCAACGATGTGATTTGCGGAACGATGACGATAGAAAACGCCCCGCATCTGAAACCGGAGCATTACTCCATTTTTGATTGCGCCGGCAAGTGCGGCAAGTACGGAACGCGCTTCATCAAACCCGAAGCGCATATTCGCATGATGGCGGCCTGCCAGCCGTTCCTTTCAGGAGCGATTTCCAAAACCATCAACATGCCGAACGACGCTCTGCTCGAAGATGTGGAAAAAGCCCATATGCTGAGTTGGAAATTGATGCTCAAAGGCACGGCGGTCTATCGCGACGGTTCCAAGCTCAGCCAGCCGCTCAACAGCGTTGCCGGGGAGGCCTTCAAGGCTCTGGATAAAGAGGATTTTGAGGGCAAGGATCCGGTCAAGGTCGCTGAAAAGATCGTCGACGTTCTGCGCAAGCGACGCGCCCTGCCGCATCGACGCGACGGCTACACGCAAAAAGCCGTGATTGGCGGACACAAGCTCTATCTGCGCACCGGGCAGTACGAAGACGGTACGCTGGGCGAAATTTTCATCGACATGCACAAGGAGGGCGCGGCCTTCCGAAGTTTGATGAACTGCTTCGCCATTTCCATTTCGATGGGCTTGCAATATGGAGTGCCGCTGGAAGAATTTGTCGAAGCCTTCGTTTTCACCCGTTTTGAGCCGAACGGTTTTGTTTCCGGCAATCAGCGCATCACCATGTCCACCTCGACCATCGACTATATCTTCCGCGATCTGGCGATCAATTATCTCGGCCGCACCGATCTGGCCCAGGTGACGCCGGAAGACATCCGCGCCGACGCCATCGGCAAGACGGAAAGCGGCGGTTCTCAGAGCGAGGGTCCCGAGGTTGTGAGCGAAAGCCCGGCGCCTCAAACCAGCGCGGCGGTTGTGGAAGCTCCCAGGGAAACTCCGGCGCCGACGCCAGCCCCGACCAATGGAAACGGATTTCGTAGCAACGGCGGCAACGGCGCTCAAAAAACCGTTGGAAACGGAGCCACAGCGGTGGCCCAAAAAGTATTCACTCTTTCTGCGTCGGAAGGCGCGGCTGTTAATACCGCCATCGCCAAAATGAAGGGATACGAAGGCGACCCCTGCTCCGAGTGCGGGTCCTTAACGCTGGTGCGCAACGGAACCTGCATGAAGTGCATGACTTGCGGGGCAACCTCGGGTTGTTCGTGA
- the guaB gene encoding IMP dehydrogenase yields the protein MIDPDKITTYLTFDDVLLLPAHSKVLPSNVDLKARLTRQITLNCPLVSAPMDTVTEASLAIALALEGGIGIIHRNLDPRDQRKMVDKVKRATSVMIPDPITMKPDQKIKEAIEIKQKYNISGIPVVEGKRVVGIVTNRDLRFETNLDKPVSSLMTTQLVTIPEGTSMAESKKLLHDKRIEKLLVVDKDGNLKGLLTIRDIENSERFPNAAKDDQGRLLVGAALGVKEDPEEHIEALMRVGLDVLVIDSAHGHSEGVLETVRRAKKAFPDLPVIGGNVATQEAVNALIKAGADAVKVGIGPGSICTTRVVTGVGVPQISAISECVKAASKKDIPIIADGGIKNSGEITKAIAAGASTVMIGSLFAGTEESPGEKILFQGRSYKEYRGMGSIAAMSKGSSERYFQDRGLSESKLVPEGVEARIPFRGSLSFTVHQLLGGLRAGMGYCGAKDIDALRNDATFIRITTSGLRESHVHDVIVTQEAPNYHVE from the coding sequence ATGATTGATCCAGACAAGATTACAACCTATTTGACTTTTGACGATGTCCTGCTCCTGCCCGCACACAGCAAGGTATTGCCTTCCAATGTCGATTTGAAAGCGCGCTTGACCCGGCAGATCACCCTCAACTGCCCTCTGGTGAGCGCGCCAATGGATACGGTGACGGAAGCGTCGCTGGCGATCGCCCTGGCTCTCGAAGGCGGTATCGGCATCATCCACCGCAACCTCGATCCGCGCGATCAGAGAAAAATGGTGGACAAGGTGAAGCGCGCGACGAGCGTGATGATCCCGGACCCCATCACGATGAAGCCCGATCAGAAGATCAAAGAAGCCATCGAAATCAAACAAAAATACAATATATCCGGCATTCCCGTGGTCGAGGGCAAGCGCGTGGTGGGCATTGTCACCAATCGCGATTTGCGCTTCGAAACCAATCTCGACAAGCCGGTCAGCAGTCTCATGACCACCCAACTGGTGACGATTCCCGAAGGCACGTCGATGGCGGAGTCGAAGAAACTCCTGCACGACAAACGCATTGAAAAATTACTGGTGGTCGACAAGGACGGCAATCTGAAAGGCTTGCTCACCATCCGCGATATTGAAAACTCCGAACGATTCCCCAACGCCGCCAAGGACGATCAGGGGCGTTTGCTGGTGGGCGCCGCGCTGGGCGTCAAGGAAGATCCTGAAGAACATATTGAAGCCCTGATGCGAGTGGGGCTGGACGTGCTGGTGATCGACAGCGCCCACGGCCATTCCGAAGGCGTGTTGGAAACGGTGCGCCGCGCCAAGAAAGCCTTCCCCGATCTGCCCGTGATCGGCGGCAACGTCGCCACCCAGGAAGCGGTGAACGCGCTCATCAAGGCGGGCGCGGATGCGGTCAAGGTCGGCATCGGTCCCGGTTCGATCTGCACCACGCGGGTTGTGACCGGCGTGGGCGTTCCGCAGATTTCAGCGATTTCCGAATGCGTGAAAGCCGCCTCTAAAAAAGATATTCCCATCATCGCCGACGGCGGTATCAAGAATTCGGGCGAGATCACCAAGGCCATCGCCGCTGGCGCATCTACGGTCATGATCGGTTCCCTGTTCGCGGGGACGGAAGAAAGCCCCGGAGAAAAAATTCTGTTTCAAGGTCGAAGCTACAAGGAGTATCGCGGCATGGGTTCCATCGCGGCGATGAGCAAAGGTTCCAGCGAGCGTTATTTTCAGGACCGCGGCCTTTCCGAAAGCAAGCTGGTGCCGGAGGGCGTGGAAGCGCGCATTCCATTTCGCGGTTCGCTTTCTTTCACCGTACACCAGTTGCTCGGCGGATTGCGCGCCGGTATGGGATATTGCGGCGCCAAAGACATTGACGCGCTTCGCAACGACGCCACCTTCATTCGTATCACCACTTCGGGGTTGAGGGAAAGTCATGTTCACGACGTGATCGTGACCCAGGAGGCCCCGAATTATCATGTTGAATAA
- the guaA gene encoding glutamine-hydrolyzing GMP synthase — protein MTDPLHDQKILILDYGSQYTQNIARKIREAEVYCEIHPCTLEWEKIEAMKPRGIILSGGPASVFAPEAPICDRRIFSMKVPVLGVCYGMQLITFILQGQIDPAEQREYGRAELMITEFSHLFEGVRNKSTVWMSHGDRISKLPKGFKTTAFTTNSPNAAIEDPIAKIYGLQFHPEVVHTAEGKQVIENFLFKICACVRNWKMDSLVNCAIADVQETTKGSQVLCALSGGVDSSVVAALIHKAIGDRLTCIFIDNGLLRLGERDKVEQTFRNHFKINLIVIDAAEEFLSRLAGVVDPEKKRKIIGNVFIEIFEKEAKRMGNFDFLAQGTLYPDVIESVSHKGGPSAVIKSHHNVGGLPEKMDMKLVEPLRELFKDEVRQMGRELGMPDEIIQRQPFPGPGLAIRILGEVTKERLDVLREADKVILEEIKAAGFYLDLWQSFAVLLPVKTVGVMGDNRTYEDVVALRAVTSSDGMTADWAHLPYDLLGRISNRIINEVRGVNRVVYDISSKPPGTIEWE, from the coding sequence ATGACAGACCCTTTGCACGATCAAAAAATCCTGATTCTCGATTACGGTTCTCAGTACACGCAGAACATCGCCAGAAAAATCCGCGAAGCGGAGGTGTATTGCGAGATTCATCCCTGCACGCTGGAATGGGAAAAAATCGAAGCGATGAAACCGCGCGGCATCATTTTGTCGGGCGGCCCGGCCAGCGTTTTCGCACCGGAAGCGCCGATTTGCGACCGTCGTATTTTTTCGATGAAGGTCCCGGTTCTTGGCGTGTGCTACGGCATGCAGTTGATCACCTTCATTCTGCAGGGCCAGATCGATCCCGCAGAGCAACGCGAATACGGTCGGGCGGAACTGATGATCACCGAATTTTCTCACCTGTTCGAAGGCGTGCGCAACAAGTCCACGGTGTGGATGAGTCACGGCGACCGAATTTCAAAGCTCCCCAAGGGATTCAAAACCACCGCCTTCACGACCAATTCGCCGAACGCCGCGATTGAAGATCCCATCGCAAAAATTTACGGTCTGCAATTTCACCCCGAAGTGGTGCATACGGCGGAAGGCAAGCAGGTCATCGAAAATTTTCTCTTCAAGATCTGCGCTTGCGTGCGCAACTGGAAAATGGATTCGCTGGTGAACTGCGCCATCGCCGACGTTCAGGAAACAACCAAAGGCTCTCAGGTCTTGTGCGCTTTGAGCGGCGGCGTCGATTCCTCCGTGGTGGCGGCTTTGATCCACAAAGCCATCGGCGATCGCCTGACCTGTATTTTTATCGACAACGGTTTATTGCGTCTGGGCGAACGCGACAAGGTGGAACAGACCTTTCGCAATCATTTCAAGATCAACCTGATCGTGATCGACGCGGCGGAGGAATTTTTGTCGCGATTGGCGGGCGTGGTCGATCCCGAGAAAAAACGCAAGATCATCGGCAACGTCTTCATCGAAATTTTTGAGAAGGAAGCCAAGCGCATGGGCAATTTCGATTTTCTCGCGCAAGGCACCCTCTATCCCGACGTCATCGAGTCGGTATCGCACAAGGGCGGCCCCTCCGCTGTCATCAAGTCGCATCACAACGTTGGCGGACTGCCTGAAAAAATGGATATGAAACTGGTGGAACCCCTGCGCGAACTGTTCAAGGACGAAGTGCGTCAGATGGGAAGAGAGTTGGGCATGCCCGATGAGATCATTCAACGGCAACCCTTCCCCGGCCCCGGTCTGGCGATCCGCATTCTGGGCGAAGTGACGAAAGAGCGCCTGGACGTCCTGCGCGAAGCGGATAAGGTGATCCTGGAAGAAATCAAGGCCGCGGGTTTCTATCTGGACCTGTGGCAATCCTTTGCGGTGCTCCTGCCGGTGAAAACCGTCGGCGTGATGGGAGACAACCGCACCTACGAAGATGTCGTCGCCCTGCGCGCCGTCACCAGCTCCGACGGCATGACCGCCGACTGGGCGCACCTGCCTTACGACCTGCTCGGTCGTATCTCCAACCGCATCATCAACGAAGTGCGCGGCGTCAACCGCGTCGTCTACGACATCAGTTCCAAACCCCCCGGCACCATCGAGTGGGAATAA
- a CDS encoding GHMP kinase: MIESSAPARIDFAGGTLDIWPLYLFFNNPPTLNAAIDCYATVRLAPRKGKGIVVESIDLKRRESFASLDALPTGAHPLILILKTLSFYRPRGGMTITTHCQAPAGSGIGGSSALNIALHGALNAWTERKLSKEQMLRIAKSIETQVIGVPTGWQDYFPALYGGALSVRPDFDGVGRERLPVDLRELSRRFILCYSGEPRKSAINNWEVMKQAVDKKASTLKRLDRLQNIARNMEALIAKGRWKELALALNEEGTARKALAPNIATPEMNRLIAQAKRAGAKAAKVCGAGGGGCIAFMIDPHSRSAVESALEKAGGRLLPFRFVRRGLQVRRT, from the coding sequence ATGATCGAAAGTTCGGCTCCGGCGCGGATTGATTTTGCCGGCGGGACTCTGGACATCTGGCCGCTGTACCTTTTTTTCAACAACCCGCCCACTCTCAACGCCGCCATCGACTGCTACGCCACGGTGAGGCTTGCGCCGCGCAAGGGCAAAGGCATCGTTGTAGAATCCATCGATCTCAAGCGTCGCGAATCTTTCGCCTCTCTCGATGCGCTTCCGACAGGAGCGCATCCCTTGATCCTGATTTTAAAAACGCTGTCCTTTTATCGTCCGCGCGGCGGCATGACGATCACCACGCATTGCCAGGCCCCGGCAGGATCCGGCATTGGCGGATCGTCCGCCCTCAACATCGCCCTGCACGGCGCCTTGAACGCCTGGACGGAACGCAAACTCTCCAAAGAGCAAATGCTCCGCATCGCCAAAAGCATCGAGACTCAGGTGATCGGCGTTCCCACGGGATGGCAGGACTATTTTCCCGCCCTGTACGGCGGCGCCCTTTCCGTCCGCCCTGATTTTGATGGCGTGGGACGCGAACGCCTCCCCGTTGATCTGCGCGAACTGTCGCGCCGTTTTATCCTGTGCTATTCAGGCGAGCCCAGGAAATCCGCGATCAACAACTGGGAAGTCATGAAACAAGCCGTGGACAAGAAGGCTTCAACGCTGAAGCGGCTCGACCGCCTGCAAAACATCGCCAGAAATATGGAAGCGCTGATCGCCAAGGGACGCTGGAAAGAACTCGCGCTCGCCCTCAACGAAGAAGGAACGGCGCGCAAAGCCCTCGCCCCCAACATCGCCACCCCGGAGATGAACCGGCTCATCGCCCAGGCAAAACGCGCGGGCGCCAAAGCCGCCAAAGTCTGCGGCGCGGGCGGCGGCGGGTGCATCGCCTTCATGATCGACCCCCATTCCCGCAGCGCGGTGGAAAGCGCATTAGAGAAGGCCGGCGGACGTTTGCTCCCCTTCCGCTTTGTTCGGCGCGGATTGCAGGTTCGCCGTACTTAA